One window of Chloroflexus aggregans DSM 9485 genomic DNA carries:
- a CDS encoding HhH-GPD family protein produces MSAEKFPYLLKAGAELSKHRIAETELPWRKYRTPYRIFLAEMLLVRTRTDIVANHFEKIASKYPTIEALALADESELREVLRPLGLSKRFPYLIKAARYICDNHNGEIPADFESLLKVPGIGKYTATAILIFAYGQKLVPADVNVLRFVSRFTGLEMGHVTKGSRELWNLLPLLSEANVGLSAENLLDFTRLICRARKPKCNACPLSAHCSYFKHVLSEQDGR; encoded by the coding sequence ATGAGCGCAGAAAAATTCCCTTACCTCTTGAAGGCCGGCGCCGAGTTATCAAAGCATAGAATTGCGGAAACGGAGCTGCCGTGGCGGAAATATCGAACACCCTACCGGATATTTCTGGCCGAAATGTTACTCGTCCGTACCCGTACCGATATTGTGGCCAATCACTTTGAAAAGATTGCCTCAAAGTATCCGACAATTGAGGCACTCGCTCTCGCAGACGAAAGTGAATTGAGAGAAGTGTTGCGCCCCCTGGGGTTATCCAAGCGGTTTCCTTATCTGATAAAAGCCGCACGTTATATTTGTGATAATCACAATGGAGAGATACCGGCCGACTTTGAGAGCTTGCTTAAAGTCCCGGGAATAGGAAAATACACTGCTACTGCCATCCTGATATTTGCTTATGGTCAGAAATTGGTTCCGGCCGATGTAAACGTTCTACGTTTTGTTTCTCGGTTTACCGGTCTTGAAATGGGACATGTGACCAAAGGTTCTCGAGAACTATGGAACCTCTTACCGCTTTTGTCAGAGGCTAACGTCGGCTTGTCCGCCGAAAATCTTTTGGATTTCACAAGGTTGATTTGTAGAGCTCGTAAGCCCAAATGCAATGCATGTCCCTTGTCTGCTCACTGCTCGTATTTCAAACATGTGCTTTCGGAGCAAGATGGTCGATGA
- a CDS encoding DNA cytosine methyltransferase: protein MKPDVTPTMIDLFAGCGGVTTGFKAKGFNVLAAVEFDPVTAQTYHLNHPEVALYVQDIRDISPNEMMARCRLERGHLTVLSVCAPCQPFSKQNRYRHADERASLILETVRFVEAFHPLFLFIENVPGLRQHSDILDTLVGDLEKLGYTMSEPAIVDAVKYGVPQFRRRFILLGTCLDRALRIPEETHASPHEAVRLGKQEWLTVKDAFAGLQSLHAGEQSATDPLHKARKHTPLSLERLKHIPHNGGSRDSLPIELQLSCHRNGRHGGYHDVYGRLDFERPANTLTTGCTNVTKGRFAHPTSDRAITPREAARLQTFPDTYRFYGSYEKISAQIGNAVPVKLAEIFAQYFHELWEKLSQRTG from the coding sequence ATGAAGCCGGATGTTACACCGACGATGATAGATTTGTTTGCCGGTTGTGGAGGGGTGACGACAGGATTTAAAGCCAAAGGGTTTAACGTATTGGCAGCAGTAGAGTTCGATCCTGTGACCGCCCAAACATACCACCTCAATCACCCGGAAGTTGCCCTGTATGTGCAGGACATCCGAGATATATCACCGAACGAGATGATGGCGAGGTGCAGATTAGAACGTGGTCACCTTACCGTCCTAAGTGTGTGCGCTCCTTGCCAGCCGTTTAGTAAACAAAACCGTTATCGACATGCGGACGAACGAGCTTCTTTAATCCTCGAGACCGTTCGTTTTGTTGAAGCATTCCATCCTCTGTTTCTCTTTATAGAGAATGTGCCAGGACTAAGGCAACATTCGGATATTTTAGATACATTAGTCGGCGATTTAGAGAAATTAGGGTATACCATGTCCGAGCCGGCTATTGTAGATGCGGTGAAGTACGGTGTACCACAATTCCGTAGGCGCTTTATCTTACTTGGTACTTGCCTCGACAGAGCGTTACGGATACCGGAGGAGACCCATGCTTCACCACACGAGGCAGTTCGGTTGGGGAAACAGGAATGGCTTACGGTAAAAGATGCGTTTGCCGGTCTCCAAAGCTTGCATGCAGGCGAACAGAGCGCTACCGATCCCTTGCACAAAGCAAGGAAGCACACGCCCTTAAGCTTAGAGCGCTTGAAACATATACCGCATAACGGTGGGAGCAGAGACAGTCTCCCGATCGAGCTCCAACTATCTTGCCATCGAAACGGCAGACATGGTGGGTATCACGATGTGTACGGCAGACTGGATTTTGAACGACCTGCTAATACGTTGACGACCGGCTGTACCAATGTGACCAAAGGAAGATTTGCGCATCCTACATCCGACCGTGCAATAACGCCAAGAGAGGCAGCTCGGTTACAGACATTTCCAGATACGTATCGGTTCTATGGCAGCTACGAAAAAATCTCTGCTCAGATAGGTAATGCTGTGCCGGTTAAGCTGGCAGAGATATTTGCGCAGTATTTTCATGAACTTTGGGAGAAGCTGAGCCAGAGAACCGGCTAA
- a CDS encoding type II restriction-modification system restriction endonuclease — MTLELLKTEAHTFAEIESGHREPTLYGVTDGKAVGTYFEHKFRSYLRERYDFEEGSSASGIDSPELAVDMKVTSIRQPQSSCPFKSARQKIYGLGYSLLVFVYEKTDDPQTSTENLNILHTIFVSKERTADFQTTAGLRRILENEGNKDDIMAFIEERRLPVDEIEASALADEILANPPEVGYLTISNALQWRLQYSRVIEEAGSVGGLERLR, encoded by the coding sequence TTGACACTAGAACTGCTGAAGACAGAAGCACACACATTCGCCGAAATCGAGTCGGGGCATCGAGAGCCGACGTTGTACGGCGTTACTGATGGGAAAGCAGTTGGTACGTACTTCGAGCACAAGTTCAGGTCTTACCTCCGCGAAAGGTATGATTTTGAGGAGGGCAGCTCTGCGAGTGGAATAGACTCTCCTGAGCTTGCAGTTGACATGAAGGTAACAAGCATAAGGCAACCGCAATCTTCATGTCCTTTCAAATCTGCTCGACAGAAAATCTATGGTCTGGGCTATTCTCTGCTCGTGTTTGTATACGAGAAGACAGATGACCCACAAACATCTACGGAGAATTTGAACATTTTGCACACGATTTTTGTCAGTAAAGAGCGGACAGCAGACTTTCAAACGACCGCGGGGCTCCGTCGAATACTTGAAAATGAGGGTAACAAGGATGACATTATGGCTTTCATTGAAGAGCGCAGACTTCCAGTCGACGAGATTGAGGCATCAGCGCTAGCCGACGAGATCCTCGCCAATCCCCCTGAGGTCGGCTATCTTACCATCTCGAATGCCTTACAATGGAGACTTCAATACAGTCGAGTAATTGAGGAGGCTGGTTCGGTTGGAGGACTTGAAAGACTGAGATAG
- a CDS encoding class I SAM-dependent methyltransferase, with amino-acid sequence MRDQQQRKAEFGDFQTPLSLAREVCSLIARTGFRPASILEPTCGTGSFLKASLETFPDVSRVLGFEINPQYVLQAQYAVTRAFPHASIEVHQSDFFLTSWSEIVKALPEPILVIGNPPWVTNAALSTWGSSNVPMKSNLDNLPGIDALTGKSNFDISEWMLRKNIEWLNGKNVILAMLCKTTVARKVLLYAWQNGVRIESASLYTIDAQEYFRASVDACLLFIRSNPTGNSKECQVFRSLHAQQPDSSFGLQDGMLVADVKSYLKRKDLTGTGFRGWRSGIKHDCSKVFELRIERGNLVNGLGEFVEIEPEVLFPLLKSSDLAAHRKPHRWMLVPQRAMSDDPSRLRLDVPKAWNYLTAHAHLLDERKSSIYRNRPRFSVFGVGPYSFAPWKIAISGLYKKLEFVQVPPFLGSPVVLDDTCYFFPCQSEEECNLLYELVTSEPAREFWSALIFWDAKRPITAQLLNSLDLMVLARLLGKECDIARTLAERQIVEYTEGAFQRLLFREETADYDGEPVTNEFDLLTNQHMHTGKQ; translated from the coding sequence ATGCGCGATCAACAACAACGCAAAGCCGAATTTGGGGATTTTCAAACGCCCCTCAGCTTAGCCAGGGAAGTATGTTCCCTTATCGCTCGGACTGGTTTTCGTCCCGCTTCGATTCTCGAACCAACATGTGGGACGGGTTCGTTTCTCAAAGCATCTTTAGAAACATTCCCAGACGTATCGCGTGTTCTTGGCTTTGAGATCAATCCGCAATACGTGTTGCAAGCGCAGTATGCTGTCACACGCGCATTTCCTCATGCGTCCATTGAAGTTCATCAGTCTGATTTCTTTCTCACGAGTTGGTCTGAGATTGTTAAAGCGTTGCCTGAGCCCATTCTTGTTATAGGCAATCCACCCTGGGTGACGAATGCAGCGTTGAGCACTTGGGGCAGTAGCAATGTTCCGATGAAATCAAACCTCGACAATCTCCCTGGTATTGATGCGCTCACCGGTAAGAGTAATTTCGACATTTCGGAATGGATGCTTAGAAAGAACATCGAATGGCTGAATGGCAAAAACGTCATACTTGCAATGCTTTGTAAAACGACAGTAGCACGTAAAGTTCTCTTGTACGCTTGGCAAAACGGTGTGCGGATCGAATCGGCATCACTTTATACCATAGACGCACAGGAGTACTTTAGAGCTTCGGTTGACGCTTGCCTTCTGTTCATTCGAAGCAATCCGACCGGCAATAGCAAAGAATGCCAGGTTTTTCGTTCTCTTCATGCACAACAACCCGATAGCTCGTTCGGTTTGCAGGATGGAATGCTTGTGGCTGATGTCAAATCATACCTGAAACGGAAAGACCTCACAGGGACAGGCTTTAGGGGCTGGCGGTCAGGAATAAAGCATGATTGCAGCAAAGTCTTTGAGCTGCGCATTGAACGTGGGAATCTTGTTAATGGCCTAGGAGAATTCGTTGAGATTGAACCTGAAGTGCTCTTTCCTCTGTTAAAAAGTTCTGATCTCGCAGCGCATAGGAAGCCGCATCGGTGGATGCTTGTTCCTCAACGGGCAATGAGTGACGACCCGAGCCGTCTTAGGTTGGACGTTCCCAAGGCCTGGAATTACCTTACTGCCCATGCACATCTTTTGGACGAACGAAAGAGTTCAATATACAGGAACCGTCCGCGCTTCTCAGTCTTTGGAGTTGGACCATATTCATTTGCTCCCTGGAAGATTGCTATTTCGGGTTTATACAAGAAACTTGAGTTTGTTCAAGTTCCACCTTTTCTGGGAAGCCCGGTGGTTCTCGACGACACATGTTATTTTTTCCCATGTCAGTCTGAAGAAGAATGCAATCTATTGTACGAATTGGTTACATCCGAACCTGCCAGAGAGTTCTGGTCTGCATTAATTTTCTGGGATGCAAAGCGGCCAATTACGGCACAACTTCTTAACTCACTTGATCTGATGGTTCTTGCACGCCTCTTGGGTAAGGAATGTGATATAGCGCGAACTCTTGCGGAACGACAGATTGTAGAATACACGGAAGGGGCTTTCCAGAGACTCCTTTTCAGAGAAGAAACTGCTGATTATGACGGTGAACCGGTTACAAACGAATTCGATTTGCTAACCAATCAACACATGCATACCGGGAAACAGTAA
- a CDS encoding glycosyltransferase family 4 protein — protein sequence MLPLRIGFDARYARDHFPGIGRYITALLPALSRHCRSHHLFVFTNADQSLPSLPADVVELVPVRSGPFALSQQIELPLIARRLRLDVFHSPYLVKPYLLPCPSVVTIYDVVPLRYPQTLSPRGRRFYRVSLRLAAQSARKLITISSVSRDDLAFHLRIPRQQIAVTPLAAAPLFVPQPVDEITEVRLRYGLPRHYVLYVGSNKPHKNIDRLLRSWQRVLPALPEQYANTILVIAGKFDPRYPLPTALAAEHGVADQVKVLPNVADTDLPALYSGALLFVFPSSYEGFGLPPLEAMSCGTPVVCAYAGSLPEVVDDAALTVDPHNMHDIAEGILRVLRSPALRDVLRSRGLRQAARFSWQATAQATLAVYEEAVQR from the coding sequence ATGCTACCGCTTCGCATTGGCTTCGATGCCCGCTACGCTCGCGACCATTTTCCCGGCATTGGTCGCTACATTACCGCTCTCTTACCGGCACTCAGCCGGCATTGTCGCTCCCATCACCTGTTCGTCTTCACTAATGCCGACCAATCGCTGCCTTCGCTTCCCGCCGATGTGGTCGAGTTGGTCCCGGTACGGAGTGGCCCTTTTGCACTCAGCCAACAAATTGAGCTACCCCTTATTGCCCGGCGGTTGCGTCTCGATGTGTTCCATTCGCCGTATCTCGTTAAGCCGTATCTGCTCCCCTGCCCATCGGTTGTCACGATCTACGACGTTGTGCCATTGCGTTACCCACAAACGCTCAGCCCACGCGGACGACGTTTTTATCGCGTAAGCTTACGTCTCGCCGCACAAAGCGCTCGTAAACTGATTACGATCTCGTCCGTCTCGCGCGATGATCTTGCGTTCCACCTGCGCATCCCACGCCAACAGATCGCCGTAACGCCGCTGGCCGCTGCACCATTGTTTGTCCCACAACCGGTTGATGAGATTACTGAAGTGCGCTTACGCTACGGTTTACCACGACATTACGTGTTGTATGTTGGCTCGAATAAACCACACAAAAACATCGACCGCCTCCTGCGCTCATGGCAGCGCGTGCTCCCGGCCTTACCAGAACAGTATGCCAACACCATACTGGTCATAGCCGGGAAGTTTGACCCCCGCTATCCGTTGCCGACTGCGCTTGCCGCCGAACACGGCGTGGCCGACCAGGTGAAGGTCTTGCCGAATGTCGCCGACACCGATCTACCTGCACTCTACAGCGGTGCCTTACTTTTCGTCTTTCCTTCGTCGTATGAGGGATTTGGTCTTCCACCACTCGAAGCGATGTCCTGCGGCACACCGGTGGTTTGTGCCTACGCCGGCAGTTTACCCGAAGTGGTTGATGACGCCGCATTGACGGTTGACCCACACAACATGCACGACATCGCCGAGGGCATCTTGCGCGTCCTCCGTTCGCCCGCACTCCGTGACGTGCTCCGGAGTCGAGGATTACGGCAAGCAGCACGTTTTTCGTGGCAAGCAACTGCTCAAGCTACCCTTGCCGTTTACGAGGAGGCGGTGCAGCGCTGA
- a CDS encoding SH3 domain-containing protein: MPAKTDPRDWERLFNRRQRRGPLSIVLRALVGGLLVLGLIGATPLIMNQIELARVTTTQTQIALQTREARATIQQAATQSAIPLFTPTIAVTPTATPTLIPEPILGRAQVVRGGNIRSAPQVVPATVIGQVCVGDRVELFEERIVDANNRWYRLRVVETVGNCVPERVSAGTEGWVSGQLLGTIER, translated from the coding sequence GTGCCTGCTAAAACAGATCCGCGTGATTGGGAACGGTTGTTTAACCGCCGACAGCGACGTGGGCCGCTCAGTATCGTGCTGCGTGCTCTTGTAGGTGGGTTGCTCGTGCTCGGTCTGATCGGAGCAACACCGTTGATCATGAACCAGATCGAGTTGGCTCGTGTCACGACGACACAAACGCAGATTGCGTTGCAGACGCGCGAGGCACGGGCAACCATCCAGCAAGCGGCAACGCAAAGCGCGATCCCGTTGTTCACACCAACTATCGCGGTCACCCCCACCGCAACGCCGACGCTTATACCCGAACCGATCCTGGGTCGTGCCCAAGTGGTCAGGGGCGGCAATATTCGCAGCGCACCGCAAGTTGTACCGGCAACCGTGATTGGACAGGTTTGTGTCGGTGATCGGGTTGAGCTATTTGAAGAGCGGATCGTTGATGCCAATAACCGCTGGTACCGGTTGCGGGTCGTCGAAACCGTTGGTAATTGTGTTCCCGAACGGGTCAGCGCCGGTACAGAAGGCTGGGTAAGTGGGCAATTGCTCGGTACAATCGAGCGATAA
- a CDS encoding GNAT family N-acetyltransferase codes for MWPFRKPPNLNAAVVRPSQPDDVPAVSHLFRSAGRRFLAVGGADLYAAIEHGRAAVLQFDQEMLAVAALSRPITQVAWLRALALSERVQPNAALARLLPALDDVARGHTIQHLYYAGDEQSDQWLRPLLEHAGYAHQTDVVVYEKRGWDIPDYGNAHVQVRPAHAVDLAEVLQLDMRCFEPQWVKDEGILAPAIADGSFFMTAELDGQVVGYSYATSHFGGRLVHLVRIAVDPSQRGRGIGVRLLAEFVSYAAEIGAGLLTLNTQAYNYHAQRLYRWFGFTPTGERQPVLCRWL; via the coding sequence ATGTGGCCGTTTCGCAAACCTCCAAACCTCAATGCGGCTGTTGTCCGACCTAGCCAGCCCGATGACGTTCCTGCGGTGAGCCATCTGTTCCGGTCTGCTGGCCGCCGGTTTTTAGCTGTTGGGGGCGCTGATTTGTACGCTGCCATCGAACATGGACGGGCAGCAGTACTCCAATTCGACCAAGAGATGTTAGCGGTTGCTGCACTGAGTCGTCCGATTACGCAGGTAGCGTGGTTGCGGGCATTGGCGTTGAGTGAACGAGTGCAGCCAAATGCGGCTCTTGCCCGCCTCTTGCCGGCTTTAGACGATGTCGCTCGTGGACACACGATCCAACATCTATACTACGCCGGTGATGAGCAGTCGGATCAATGGTTGCGTCCACTCCTCGAGCATGCCGGCTATGCTCACCAAACCGATGTCGTCGTCTATGAGAAACGCGGTTGGGATATTCCCGACTATGGTAATGCGCATGTGCAAGTTCGCCCCGCCCATGCCGTTGATCTAGCTGAGGTGTTGCAACTCGACATGCGCTGTTTTGAACCGCAGTGGGTTAAAGACGAAGGGATTTTGGCACCGGCAATCGCCGATGGATCATTCTTCATGACGGCCGAACTTGATGGACAGGTCGTCGGGTATAGTTACGCGACGAGTCATTTTGGTGGCCGGTTAGTCCATCTAGTACGTATTGCCGTCGATCCATCCCAACGTGGGCGAGGGATTGGCGTGCGGTTATTGGCGGAATTCGTTTCGTATGCGGCTGAAATTGGCGCCGGGTTGCTCACTCTCAACACACAAGCGTACAACTATCACGCTCAGCGGCTGTATCGCTGGTTTGGCTTTACGCCAACCGGTGAACGCCAGCCGGTGTTGTGTCGCTGGCTGTAG
- a CDS encoding dual specificity protein phosphatase family protein: protein MIDLVHKYVATQWQRFFGLNISQINTMLFVGGQFHPEQWPNIYALGVRAVLSLQAERADTFSEPLPNRSLRLLVPDFHPPTIEQLDEGVHFIANAIGDGLPVFIHCHAGVGRAPLMTAAYLIARHGVNHRAALKMVHAARPIIRPNRRQLVRLREYEQLLHRRRQHR, encoded by the coding sequence ATGATCGACTTGGTACATAAATACGTTGCGACCCAATGGCAACGATTTTTCGGTCTAAACATTAGCCAAATCAACACCATGCTGTTCGTCGGCGGGCAATTTCACCCCGAACAGTGGCCAAACATCTACGCGCTCGGTGTACGTGCCGTCCTATCACTCCAAGCCGAGCGGGCTGACACCTTTTCTGAGCCGCTGCCTAACCGTAGTCTCCGTCTGTTGGTCCCGGATTTTCACCCCCCAACCATTGAGCAACTCGACGAAGGAGTCCATTTCATTGCCAATGCTATCGGTGACGGTCTTCCCGTGTTTATCCACTGTCACGCTGGGGTAGGTCGGGCACCATTGATGACGGCAGCGTATCTCATCGCACGTCATGGTGTTAATCATCGCGCGGCCCTAAAGATGGTGCATGCTGCCCGCCCGATCATCCGGCCCAACCGCCGACAGCTCGTCCGACTACGCGAGTACGAGCAGCTCCTTCACCGGCGCCGTCAACACCGGTAA
- a CDS encoding DUF2156 domain-containing protein, translated as MPLSVLIDSDELPLSWTRGSFAVPRLQYVRLPLSRLTWLAYATLPDSSRSAWLHDHRAGQRWLVRGCPEQVARRLAASGWETFRVGIEGVIDLAGDGLQRRSVRKMARAALRFGQVSEIPWSPAAVARLRWLARESRYGQRPQLRYLFRTTFDPETRLFVFSDTAGVWQGAVLLTQPSPTTAVTELMLRRPQAPAGVMEALFSIVSARLLAEGCRNLSLNEVPFHHLDDNLRPIERLITLIGRQMATVYDSEGLYRFKNKFAPVWRPIYLCVQTRLPLLALADLFTVSGCLELAASGLHRRQAA; from the coding sequence ATGCCCTTGTCTGTGCTCATTGATAGCGATGAACTGCCCCTCAGTTGGACGCGGGGCAGTTTTGCTGTACCGCGTTTGCAGTATGTGCGCCTGCCCCTGTCGCGGTTAACGTGGTTGGCGTATGCGACATTACCGGATAGCAGTCGCTCCGCTTGGCTTCACGATCATCGAGCGGGGCAGCGTTGGTTGGTGCGAGGTTGCCCGGAACAGGTGGCGCGTCGGTTGGCTGCGTCTGGGTGGGAGACGTTCCGGGTAGGGATCGAAGGAGTGATCGATCTGGCCGGTGATGGCTTACAGCGGCGTTCGGTGCGCAAAATGGCGCGGGCTGCCCTTCGTTTTGGTCAAGTGAGTGAAATTCCTTGGAGTCCGGCGGCGGTCGCACGTTTGCGTTGGCTGGCGCGCGAGTCACGGTATGGGCAACGACCGCAGCTTCGTTATCTGTTTCGGACCACCTTCGATCCGGAAACACGTCTCTTTGTGTTTAGTGATACTGCCGGTGTGTGGCAAGGTGCAGTGTTACTCACCCAACCATCGCCGACCACCGCCGTGACCGAATTGATGTTGCGCCGACCACAAGCACCGGCAGGGGTGATGGAGGCGCTGTTCAGTATTGTCAGTGCCCGTTTGTTGGCCGAGGGTTGCCGTAACCTAAGTCTCAATGAGGTGCCGTTCCACCATCTTGACGACAATTTACGGCCAATAGAGCGCCTCATCACGCTGATCGGGCGCCAGATGGCAACCGTCTACGATAGCGAGGGCTTGTACCGTTTCAAGAACAAATTTGCTCCCGTATGGCGACCGATCTACCTCTGCGTGCAAACGCGGCTACCCTTGCTCGCCTTGGCCGATCTCTTTACCGTATCGGGATGCCTCGAACTGGCGGCGAGTGGGCTTCATCGCCGGCAGGCAGCGTAA
- the udk gene encoding uridine kinase, whose translation MQFNPIIIGVAGGSASGKTSVAQAILQRVGADRIAHIDHDRYYKDLSHLPLEERARFNFDHPDALDNDLLVAHLDALCAGQAVDLPTYDYATYVRLPYTERIEPRPVILVEGILIFYEPVLRRRMHIKLFVDTDADLRFIRRLRRDIAERGRSVESVIEQYLATVRPMHLEFVEPTKRYADVIFPGGGRNPIAIDMVVARIEAALQSMA comes from the coding sequence ATGCAGTTCAACCCTATTATCATCGGTGTTGCCGGTGGCAGTGCGAGTGGCAAGACGAGTGTGGCACAGGCGATTTTGCAGCGGGTTGGTGCTGATCGGATTGCTCATATTGATCACGACCGCTACTACAAAGACCTCAGTCATCTACCGCTGGAAGAGCGGGCTCGATTCAATTTTGATCACCCTGATGCGCTTGATAACGATCTGCTGGTAGCGCATCTCGATGCGCTGTGTGCCGGCCAGGCAGTTGATCTACCGACCTACGACTACGCAACGTATGTGCGTTTGCCGTATACCGAACGGATCGAGCCGCGCCCGGTGATTTTGGTGGAGGGAATTTTAATCTTCTATGAGCCGGTATTGCGTCGTCGTATGCATATTAAGCTGTTTGTCGATACCGATGCTGACCTGCGCTTTATTCGCCGTCTGCGTCGTGATATTGCTGAACGTGGGCGGTCGGTCGAGTCGGTGATCGAGCAATATTTGGCAACGGTGCGTCCGATGCATCTTGAGTTTGTTGAGCCGACCAAACGTTATGCCGATGTCATCTTTCCCGGTGGGGGGCGTAATCCGATTGCTATTGATATGGTGGTGGCACGGATTGAGGCGGCTTTGCAATCGATGGCTTGA
- a CDS encoding zinc metallopeptidase — MPFFFDPLYLVFAVPAMLFALWAQFQVQSAFHKWSRVPNMRRLNGFDVARILIRNEGLEHVGVETIPGMLTDHYDPSSKVIRLSEGSVQPSVAAMAIVAHELGHAAQDKAGYVWLRVRSGIVGFANIGSQLGTWLFFIGMLLGAGGGSRFGFQLAVLGVVLFSAAVAFTLVTLPVEFNASARAREMLQRNGLVTVQEAEGVNAVLNAAALTYVAAAAQAIAQLLYFVTILMRRRD; from the coding sequence ATGCCATTCTTCTTCGATCCACTGTATCTCGTCTTTGCGGTACCGGCGATGCTTTTCGCGCTGTGGGCCCAGTTTCAGGTCCAGTCAGCGTTTCATAAATGGTCCCGTGTTCCGAATATGCGGCGTCTGAACGGTTTTGATGTCGCCCGCATCTTGATTCGGAATGAGGGCTTAGAGCATGTCGGGGTTGAGACCATTCCCGGAATGCTTACCGATCACTACGATCCATCGAGCAAAGTGATCCGTCTTTCGGAAGGATCGGTGCAACCATCGGTAGCGGCGATGGCAATTGTTGCCCACGAGTTGGGCCATGCCGCTCAAGATAAGGCGGGATACGTATGGTTACGGGTCCGGTCAGGGATTGTTGGCTTTGCGAACATCGGCTCGCAACTGGGGACGTGGCTATTCTTTATCGGTATGCTGCTCGGTGCCGGTGGTGGGAGCCGCTTCGGTTTTCAATTGGCAGTTTTGGGTGTGGTCTTGTTCAGCGCTGCGGTAGCATTTACCCTGGTGACGTTACCGGTGGAGTTTAATGCCAGTGCGCGCGCCCGTGAAATGCTGCAACGTAACGGTCTGGTCACGGTACAAGAGGCCGAGGGCGTGAACGCAGTCCTGAATGCCGCCGCGTTGACGTATGTGGCTGCTGCGGCCCAAGCCATTGCCCAGTTGCTCTACTTTGTCACGATTTTAATGCGACGGAGGGACTAA
- a CDS encoding YtxH domain-containing protein — MDDLDAMIDSLIPRRTSGRRFWQGLLIGLLIGSGIAALFSPRSGPVLRALVAERMQAGLGQLRHTLSGRQSL; from the coding sequence ATGGATGATCTTGATGCGATGATCGATAGCTTAATCCCACGTCGGACCAGCGGAAGACGTTTTTGGCAAGGTCTGCTGATCGGGTTGCTCATCGGCAGTGGGATCGCAGCACTGTTTAGCCCGCGCAGTGGGCCGGTGCTCCGGGCGTTGGTGGCCGAGCGAATGCAGGCAGGGTTGGGGCAGCTACGCCATACTTTGAGTGGTCGGCAATCTCTGTAA